TCGAACTGCTGACCGATGCGCCGGACGTGATATTCGCGTCCGGCGCTCGTGTGTTGATGGGCGATGCCAGAGGAAATGTCCGCGACGAGACGCCGCCTCTCGTGGTCGGGTCGTCCCGTCCGTTCAAAGGGGGTCTGATGGTGGCCTTCCAGGGAACGGCCGACCGGAATGCGGCCGAGCTTCTCAGGGGCCGGTACCTGCTCGTACCGTTCGCGGAGCTCACCCCGCCCGAGGACGACGAGATCTACCTGCATGATCTGCCGGGAATGCGGGTGGAGCTGGATAGCGGTGCGCACGTCGGCGACGTCAGATCATACTACGAGCTGCCTCAGGGGCTTACGCTTGACGTCATGACGCCCGAAGGGAGTGTACTTGTGCCTTATCGAGCGGAGGTGATCGAAAGCACCGACTCAATCGCGAGGGTGATCGTGGTAAAAAGCGCCTTGGGGCTCTTCGAATAGCTCGATGCCGCTTCGCATCAACATCATCACCATTTTTCCCGAGTTCTTCCATGCGCCGCTTGGGCTGAGCATTCCCGCCAGAGCGATGGCGGCCGGCAGCGTTGAATACAACATCGTGGATCTGCGTGACTACACGCACGACAGGCACCGCACGGTTGACGATGCACCGTATGGAGGCGGGGCGGGGATGGTGATGAAGCCCGGCCCCTTTTTTGAGGCGGTTGAAAACATCGGCGCGACTGCACCGATTCTGCTCCTGTCGCCCCGCGGCCGGGTGTTCTCTCACGCGG
This DNA window, taken from Gemmatimonadaceae bacterium, encodes the following:
- the rimM gene encoding ribosome maturation factor RimM (Essential for efficient processing of 16S rRNA), yielding MGAHAFAVVGLIRNAQGIRGEVVVELLTDAPDVIFASGARVLMGDARGNVRDETPPLVVGSSRPFKGGLMVAFQGTADRNAAELLRGRYLLVPFAELTPPEDDEIYLHDLPGMRVELDSGAHVGDVRSYYELPQGLTLDVMTPEGSVLVPYRAEVIESTDSIARVIVVKSALGLFE